A region from the Vicia villosa cultivar HV-30 ecotype Madison, WI linkage group LG3, Vvil1.0, whole genome shotgun sequence genome encodes:
- the LOC131659143 gene encoding uncharacterized protein LOC131659143, which yields MQLEAPNSKEFSKEVKEFSYWMLDIGNGRQASNESGESTLHIPGDLLVTDSHNPLLCLVELTYPLLLQNMNNLTNYEGRVLLSSIHDSIDIVSDFVLSLILGDEKEYLNADSTILSDENCAVLADWFTPKFLNEIKFLGMPNHLLRLKVGVPEYASKKHSSIQWPLQ from the coding sequence ATGCAGCTGGAAGCTCCCAACTCCAAGGAATTTTCTAAAGAAGTTAAAGAATTTTCATATTGGATGCTTGATATTGGAAATGGTCGACAAGCCTCCAATGAGTCCGGAGAAAGCACACTTCATATTCCTGGAGACTTATTGGTTACTGATTCTCATAATCCTCTTTTATGTCTTGTTGAATTAACATATCCATTACTTTTACAGAACATGAACAATTTGACAAACTATGAAGGGAGGGTGTTACTATCTTCGATTCATGATTCTATAGATATTGTTAGTGACTTTGTTTTGTCGTTAATTCTAGGGGATGAAAAGGAATATTTGAATGCCGACTCGACAATTCTTTCAGATGAAAATTGTGCAGTTCTTGCGGATTGGTTCACACCTAAATTCTTGAATGAAATTAAATTTTTAGGAATGCCAAACCACCTATTAAGGCTGAAGGTTGGAGTCCCAGAATATGCTTCTAAGAAACATAGTTCAATCCAATGGCCTCTACAATAG